Proteins encoded in a region of the Quercus lobata isolate SW786 chromosome 8, ValleyOak3.0 Primary Assembly, whole genome shotgun sequence genome:
- the LOC115954736 gene encoding low temperature-induced protein lt101.2-like produces the protein MGSETFMEVILAILLPAVGVFLRYGCEVEFWIDLLLTILGYIPGIIYALYVLVG, from the exons atgggTTCAGAAACTTTCATGGAAGTTATTCTAGCAATACTCCTACCAGCTGTTGGGGTTTTCCTTCGTTATGGCTGTGAA GTGGAGTTTTGGATAGACTTGTTGCTGACAATATTGGGGTACATACCAGGAATCATATATGCTCTTTATGTGTTGGTAGGATAA